A stretch of the Balneola vulgaris DSM 17893 genome encodes the following:
- a CDS encoding SRPBCC family protein gives MMNDTKFTQDGNTLTVERTFDADLDTVWPYWTEAELLDLWWAPKPWVSKTKEMDFREGGRRLYAMCGPEGEEHWCLATYTRITPKLSFSGEDAFCNEEGTINEELPVSTFTNTFTDEAGKTHVTIVSVYASEEHLKQIIDMGVKEGLSMIFDTLDEILSK, from the coding sequence ATGATGAACGATACTAAATTTACCCAAGATGGTAACACGTTAACGGTAGAACGAACTTTTGATGCCGACTTAGACACAGTGTGGCCCTATTGGACCGAAGCTGAACTGTTAGACCTTTGGTGGGCACCTAAACCTTGGGTTTCAAAAACCAAAGAAATGGATTTTAGAGAAGGTGGACGCCGTTTATATGCTATGTGTGGTCCCGAAGGCGAAGAGCATTGGTGTTTAGCTACTTATACTCGCATAACTCCAAAATTATCGTTTTCTGGGGAAGATGCTTTTTGTAATGAAGAGGGAACCATCAATGAAGAGCTACCGGTATCAACCTTCACCAATACCTTTACAGATGAAGCCGGTAAAACCCATGTTACTATAGTTTCTGTTTATGCATCTGAAGAGCATTTAAAACAAATCATTGATATGGGTGTTAAGGAAGGGCTTAGTATGATCTTTGATACGCTTGATGAAATCTTAAGCAAGTAG
- a CDS encoding class I SAM-dependent methyltransferase: MAKKNSSTSYKKTKKPWPTKKAMEQVYAINLWGGEEGEFYSGDGSHNPDIVHPYLEVVTSFLQAFEHPLSVCDLGCGDFNVGRQLLPYASHYHAVDIVEVLIRHNKTLFKADHLEFHCLDIAKDELPKADCAMLRQVLQHLSNAEISSVVNKLPTYQYVIVTEHLPEGKFEANTDIISGQGTRVKKGSGVELTQPPFNLKPKSMQTMLTIKPNEGKGIIVTTMYQMF; this comes from the coding sequence ATGGCAAAGAAAAACTCCTCAACTTCATATAAGAAAACCAAAAAGCCGTGGCCAACCAAAAAGGCTATGGAGCAGGTGTATGCCATTAATCTTTGGGGTGGGGAAGAAGGTGAATTTTACTCGGGAGATGGCTCACATAATCCCGATATCGTACATCCCTACCTAGAAGTGGTGACATCTTTTCTTCAAGCTTTTGAACACCCACTTTCTGTGTGTGATTTAGGATGTGGAGATTTCAATGTAGGTCGGCAGCTTCTTCCATATGCTTCGCACTATCACGCGGTAGACATTGTTGAAGTTTTAATTAGGCACAACAAGACGTTATTTAAAGCGGATCATTTAGAATTTCATTGCTTAGACATAGCCAAAGATGAACTACCTAAAGCCGATTGTGCGATGCTGCGACAAGTTCTACAGCATCTTTCAAATGCGGAGATTTCAAGCGTGGTAAATAAACTTCCCACTTACCAGTATGTGATTGTGACCGAACACCTTCCAGAGGGCAAATTTGAGGCTAATACAGATATAATCTCAGGGCAAGGCACTCGCGTGAAGAAAGGGAGTGGGGTAGAGCTCACTCAACCTCCTTTTAACCTAAAACCAAAATCGATGCAGACTATGCTAACGATAAAACCCAATGAGGGAAAGGGGATTATCGTAACTACCATGTATCAGATGTTCTAA
- a CDS encoding DUF4139 domain-containing protein, which produces MGANAQADTVTVSTNIEDVTVYRSQAQIVRVGTATLKPGKTVLIFPKLSRYLQANSISIQSNGSFTLYSQNSRMNYLSNSVKRAEIEALERQKVILQDKLELNKSDLIVNEQELEVIQAALQGLKNEALDASELTQVLTTYRTEFKRLQGDKRALNHSSKELNEQIRKVNNQLNVLGANGRETAQEVIAIVESNNAQKVDFTLSYMVHGAGREPSYEIRTPDITDNITLSYKANIYQNTGFDWENIAFTISSADPSVGFELPELNPAYAQFYTSIPRPRRQAPVAQDMQLEEVVITGYGNDQLKAKAPGVSIVQNQTNFNYKLDKPFSVPSDGDWHTTTIRTEDANTSYDYYAVPKHAKYAFLTGNIEDWESLDLINGDAQIFFNNQFIGNSTIDPYTIEDSLQLSLGKDERILISREKLKEFEERNFFGNKTRETLVYEITIKNTKQAPISIKIEDQVPLSTDESIKISVRDLSDGTLNKESGIVSWNLNLKAGEQKVLRLSYQMEYPKGKRVIY; this is translated from the coding sequence ATGGGCGCAAACGCTCAAGCAGATACCGTAACAGTATCCACTAACATTGAAGATGTAACGGTTTATCGATCTCAAGCACAGATTGTACGCGTGGGCACCGCAACCCTGAAGCCCGGTAAAACCGTACTCATCTTCCCTAAACTCTCACGCTATCTACAGGCCAATTCTATAAGTATTCAATCTAACGGCTCTTTCACCCTCTACTCTCAAAACAGCCGAATGAATTATCTGAGTAATTCGGTTAAACGAGCAGAAATTGAGGCATTAGAGCGCCAAAAAGTAATTCTTCAAGACAAACTAGAGCTAAATAAATCTGACCTCATCGTTAATGAGCAAGAATTAGAAGTGATTCAAGCTGCTCTACAAGGACTTAAAAATGAAGCTTTAGATGCATCAGAACTTACTCAGGTTTTAACGACCTATCGAACTGAGTTCAAGCGCTTGCAAGGTGACAAACGAGCGTTGAATCACTCCAGCAAAGAACTAAACGAACAGATTCGAAAGGTTAATAATCAACTAAATGTGTTAGGTGCGAATGGCCGCGAAACAGCACAGGAAGTGATAGCAATAGTAGAATCTAATAATGCACAGAAGGTAGATTTCACTTTAAGTTATATGGTTCATGGGGCGGGAAGGGAACCAAGTTATGAAATCAGAACCCCTGATATTACCGACAACATCACCCTAAGCTACAAAGCCAATATTTACCAAAACACCGGATTCGACTGGGAGAATATCGCTTTTACCATTAGCTCTGCAGACCCAAGTGTAGGTTTTGAGTTGCCAGAATTGAACCCAGCTTATGCTCAGTTTTATACTTCCATTCCTCGTCCACGTCGCCAAGCTCCAGTGGCTCAAGATATGCAATTAGAGGAGGTCGTAATTACGGGATATGGAAATGATCAACTCAAAGCTAAAGCCCCAGGAGTTAGTATTGTTCAGAATCAAACCAACTTCAACTATAAGTTAGACAAACCGTTTAGTGTGCCTTCCGATGGAGACTGGCATACCACAACCATTAGAACCGAAGATGCCAACACTAGTTACGACTACTACGCCGTACCTAAGCATGCTAAGTACGCATTTTTAACGGGAAATATTGAGGATTGGGAGTCCCTTGATTTAATAAATGGTGACGCTCAAATATTCTTCAATAATCAATTTATTGGGAATTCAACGATTGATCCTTACACCATCGAAGATTCACTTCAACTTTCTTTAGGGAAAGATGAACGCATTCTTATTAGTCGGGAAAAACTTAAAGAATTTGAAGAACGAAATTTCTTTGGCAATAAAACACGTGAAACATTGGTGTATGAAATCACCATTAAAAACACCAAACAAGCCCCTATTAGTATAAAAATAGAAGATCAAGTACCACTATCCACCGATGAAAGCATCAAGATTTCGGTTAGAGATCTGAGCGATGGTACGCTCAATAAAGAGTCGGGAATTGTGAGCTGGAATCTTAACTTGAAAGCGGGCGAACAAAAGGTGCTACGATTGAGCTATCAAATGGAATATCCTAAAGGTAAGCGTGTGATATACTGA
- a CDS encoding cytochrome ubiquinol oxidase subunit I: MDVEILSRIQFAFTIAFHYIFPPLSIGLGLMMVLFEGNYLITKNKKYEQLARFWTKIFAVTFGLGVATGIVMEFEFGTNWATYSRYVGDIFGSALAAEGLFAFALESGFLGILLFGWNRTSPPVHFIATVGVWIGSMFSAVWIVVANSWQQTPTGYHIVGEGMDARAEIVDFWAMVFNPSSVDRVLHVWNGSLLAGAFMVLSVSAWYLLKKRHVESSKSAFKIALMVATTCSLLQLVSGHSSAEVVAEHQPAKLAAMEGHFDSSKPADLYLFGWVNREAQKVTGLAIPGGTSFLLHQNFDAPVTGLNDFAREDQPDAVNAVFQFYHIMVSIGMILIALTLCACFYLWRGKLFQTRWLLWVFVPSVLFPQIANQAGWFAAEMGRQPWVVYNLLRTSDALSKSVQAGQVLFSIILFGIVYFILFLLFIYLLNKKIQHGPEELDTDTSDMYTDKLSPAK; this comes from the coding sequence ATGGATGTAGAAATTTTATCCCGCATACAGTTCGCCTTCACTATCGCTTTCCATTACATCTTCCCTCCTCTTAGTATTGGTCTTGGTTTAATGATGGTTCTATTTGAAGGAAACTATCTGATCACTAAAAATAAAAAGTATGAACAATTAGCTCGGTTCTGGACCAAGATCTTTGCCGTTACCTTTGGCCTAGGTGTAGCTACAGGCATTGTGATGGAGTTTGAGTTTGGTACCAACTGGGCTACCTACTCCCGGTATGTGGGCGATATCTTTGGTAGTGCACTTGCTGCCGAAGGGCTTTTTGCTTTTGCCCTAGAATCGGGTTTTCTGGGTATACTTTTATTTGGGTGGAACCGAACCAGTCCACCTGTCCATTTTATTGCCACGGTAGGAGTTTGGATAGGAAGTATGTTTTCAGCGGTATGGATTGTGGTTGCAAACTCATGGCAACAAACCCCCACGGGGTATCATATTGTAGGGGAAGGCATGGATGCGCGTGCCGAGATCGTTGATTTTTGGGCCATGGTTTTTAATCCTTCGAGTGTAGATCGTGTGCTTCATGTTTGGAATGGATCTTTATTAGCGGGTGCTTTTATGGTGTTGAGTGTAAGTGCATGGTACCTGCTTAAAAAACGCCATGTTGAGTCTTCCAAAAGTGCCTTCAAAATTGCCTTGATGGTAGCTACAACCTGTTCATTACTCCAATTGGTAAGCGGACACTCCTCCGCAGAAGTTGTAGCAGAACATCAACCTGCAAAGCTAGCCGCAATGGAAGGCCATTTTGATTCCTCTAAACCGGCCGACCTCTACTTATTTGGTTGGGTGAACCGGGAAGCACAAAAAGTAACGGGCCTTGCAATTCCTGGAGGAACGAGTTTCCTACTTCACCAAAATTTTGACGCTCCTGTAACAGGTCTCAATGATTTCGCCCGAGAAGATCAACCCGATGCTGTGAATGCCGTCTTTCAGTTTTATCATATTATGGTATCCATTGGTATGATTTTAATAGCACTCACACTTTGTGCCTGCTTTTATCTGTGGAGGGGCAAACTATTTCAAACACGATGGCTGCTTTGGGTTTTTGTGCCATCGGTGTTGTTTCCTCAAATTGCGAATCAAGCGGGATGGTTCGCCGCTGAAATGGGACGACAGCCATGGGTCGTGTATAACCTACTTCGCACTTCTGATGCACTTTCTAAGTCGGTACAAGCAGGACAAGTGCTCTTTTCCATTATCCTCTTTGGTATTGTGTATTTCATCCTCTTCTTACTGTTTATATATCTTTTGAATAAGAAAATTCAACACGGACCTGAGGAACTCGATACCGACACCTCCGATATGTATACCGATAAACTATCACCTGCTAAATAA
- a CDS encoding ArsR/SmtB family transcription factor — MRRDVFNAIADPTRRDILLTLTEDPHNVNALADRFDMSRQAVSQHVKYLHECGVITIKKEGRERFCMLDPQALTEVADWLEPFRKLWEQRFNQLDQLLKNKK, encoded by the coding sequence ATGAGACGAGACGTATTTAATGCCATCGCCGATCCTACACGTAGAGATATCCTTCTAACTTTAACAGAAGACCCTCACAACGTAAATGCCTTAGCAGATAGATTTGATATGAGCCGACAAGCCGTTTCTCAACACGTTAAATATCTACATGAATGTGGTGTGATTACCATAAAAAAGGAAGGTCGTGAACGATTCTGTATGCTTGACCCTCAAGCACTTACTGAAGTGGCAGATTGGTTAGAACCATTCCGAAAATTATGGGAACAACGATTCAATCAACTAGACCAATTATTAAAAAACAAAAAATAG
- the atpC gene encoding ATP synthase F1 subunit epsilon — protein sequence MSIFKAQILTPEGSLYEGDVTGVKMPGTQGSFEVKANHAPIVSTLEKGEVLIRKNDGDTNYTISGGFVEVANNKLTLLAESVVEEEK from the coding sequence ATGAGCATCTTTAAAGCACAGATATTAACTCCGGAAGGTTCTTTATACGAAGGTGATGTTACCGGTGTAAAGATGCCTGGAACTCAAGGTAGCTTCGAAGTTAAGGCCAATCACGCGCCTATCGTATCTACTCTTGAGAAGGGTGAAGTGTTAATCCGTAAGAATGACGGCGACACGAACTACACCATTTCTGGAGGTTTCGTTGAAGTAGCGAATAACAAGCTTACTCTTCTAGCTGAATCAGTAGTAGAAGAAGAAAAATAA
- a CDS encoding class I SAM-dependent methyltransferase, whose translation METVSCDYCGSKSYTTKFEINVSDQVLRYYRYARNIPNKEEMTGVQTIVTCDDCGLMYTNPRFNTEELNLVYSSEKIIGGNWRNFWYLFDSNAPDAFESGERVETYNPNLYQWKFDIIEKYCGKPEGKQGSKLRLLDIGCGDGKFVHDAIERGYDAMGVDLSPDRVAKGKALHNLQDHQIACMNVDDFEGEDKFDIIVMWDVIEHVESPSSLLQSIQKIAHKDTKIFALTMSIDSITYKLFKEHWTYINPTQHLHYFSHNTMEKLFAKCNFKLLGVEMDNSKNKNVIHLCARILVGQLNQFFFWMFAHKKGIRKLFKPFYAGISDERMMLRLENLHPGKYIGRYHDNYVFVGELEK comes from the coding sequence ATGGAAACCGTCAGCTGTGATTATTGTGGCTCAAAGAGCTACACCACAAAGTTTGAAATAAACGTTTCAGATCAAGTATTAAGGTATTACAGGTATGCTCGAAATATCCCCAATAAAGAGGAAATGACGGGAGTTCAAACTATTGTTACCTGCGATGATTGCGGACTGATGTACACCAATCCTAGATTCAATACAGAGGAATTAAACCTAGTGTACTCTTCCGAAAAAATTATAGGGGGAAACTGGAGAAATTTTTGGTATTTGTTCGATTCTAATGCTCCAGATGCCTTTGAAAGCGGTGAACGCGTAGAGACATACAATCCTAATTTATATCAATGGAAGTTTGATATCATTGAAAAGTATTGTGGGAAGCCGGAAGGTAAACAAGGTTCAAAACTACGACTTCTAGATATAGGGTGTGGAGATGGGAAATTTGTGCACGATGCCATAGAACGTGGCTATGATGCCATGGGAGTAGATTTAAGTCCAGATCGTGTTGCTAAGGGTAAAGCACTTCATAATTTACAAGACCACCAAATTGCCTGCATGAATGTGGACGACTTTGAAGGTGAGGACAAATTTGACATCATTGTGATGTGGGATGTAATCGAACACGTTGAAAGCCCTTCTTCCCTGCTACAATCCATTCAAAAAATTGCCCACAAAGATACCAAGATCTTTGCGCTCACAATGTCGATTGACTCCATCACATATAAGCTGTTTAAAGAACACTGGACTTATATCAACCCTACTCAACATCTCCACTATTTTTCTCATAATACGATGGAGAAACTCTTTGCAAAATGTAATTTCAAGCTATTAGGGGTTGAAATGGATAATTCTAAGAATAAGAATGTTATCCATCTTTGCGCTCGTATTCTTGTAGGTCAGCTTAATCAGTTCTTCTTTTGGATGTTCGCCCACAAAAAAGGCATTCGCAAACTCTTTAAACCTTTCTATGCCGGTATTTCAGATGAACGCATGATGCTTCGTCTAGAAAATCTACACCCCGGTAAATATATAGGTAGATACCACGATAACTATGTATTTGTTGGGGAATTAGAGAAATAA
- the cydB gene encoding cytochrome d ubiquinol oxidase subunit II, whose protein sequence is MTELEYFLGLDYNTWWFLVVGAVFSGYAILDGFDMGAGALHLFIKGDENRRIAFNAIGPVWDGNEVWLVIGGGTLFAGFPEVYATLFSAFYIPIILFLVLLIFRAASIEFRSKEEMSWWRTTWDVSYCISSILLAFILGILLGNVMQGIPLDSDFEFAGHWLGFLNPYAIIVGFTTLALFMMHGAIYLSLKTKGKLLTKVTHFVRYTVIGFVIMFIILSFYTMLYLPEQTQIFKEHPSLFIVPILMVLTISNITRLIAHRKYFPAFLFSGITICLLLIVAALNLYPNILVSTVAEANTLNIYNAAASQKSLGIMLTIASIGAPLAIFYSLFVFWVFRGRVELDEHSY, encoded by the coding sequence ATGACAGAACTCGAATATTTCTTAGGACTAGATTACAATACTTGGTGGTTTCTTGTTGTGGGTGCTGTGTTTTCAGGCTATGCCATTTTAGATGGCTTCGACATGGGAGCTGGAGCACTTCATCTATTCATTAAAGGAGATGAAAACAGACGTATTGCCTTCAATGCTATTGGGCCCGTTTGGGATGGAAATGAAGTTTGGCTAGTTATTGGAGGAGGAACCCTCTTTGCCGGCTTCCCTGAAGTGTATGCCACTTTATTCTCCGCTTTTTATATCCCTATCATTCTATTTCTAGTGTTGCTCATATTCAGAGCCGCTTCCATCGAATTCCGCAGTAAAGAAGAAATGAGTTGGTGGCGCACCACTTGGGACGTGAGTTATTGTATATCAAGTATTTTACTCGCATTCATCCTGGGCATCCTTCTTGGAAATGTTATGCAGGGCATTCCCCTTGATTCTGATTTTGAGTTCGCAGGGCATTGGCTTGGATTTTTAAATCCTTATGCAATCATTGTAGGCTTTACAACACTGGCTTTATTTATGATGCATGGAGCTATTTACTTATCCCTGAAAACAAAAGGGAAGTTGTTAACAAAGGTCACCCATTTTGTGCGCTATACTGTAATTGGATTTGTGATCATGTTCATCATCCTTTCGTTTTATACCATGCTCTATCTACCCGAGCAAACACAAATCTTTAAAGAGCACCCCTCATTATTCATAGTCCCTATTCTTATGGTGCTTACCATTTCGAATATTACCCGATTGATAGCACACCGAAAATACTTCCCGGCTTTCCTATTCTCGGGTATAACCATCTGCTTACTGCTGATAGTAGCTGCATTGAATTTGTACCCAAACATTTTGGTATCTACTGTGGCAGAAGCTAATACATTGAATATATATAATGCCGCAGCTTCACAGAAGTCATTGGGTATAATGCTTACAATTGCTTCGATTGGTGCACCTCTTGCTATCTTTTATTCACTCTTTGTTTTTTGGGTATTTAGAGGTCGTGTTGAATTGGATGAGCACAGTTATTGA
- the rsmB gene encoding 16S rRNA (cytosine(967)-C(5))-methyltransferase RsmB, translating to MEPELSERSVSVEILLEFDREKILDYSLANELDSREKAQVREYVQNILRKRSYLDFLIDHFSSVSLEDMKPELKNILRLAIYDMLFMDSTPDYAAINEAVDIAKYMLGSKTGDLVNAILRNLQREEQNLPKPAFKDRTKLVATTFSHPEWLVARWSKRYGEREAFQLMQANNTRPNYFVRVNTIRTKPENFEMRMDKMGIEFEASDWLPNFYKVDSVQPFIEKGLFAKGLCHVQDLAAGFAPFVLDPQPGEKIYDLCAAPGTKSIMIADLTEAKSDILSVDISAERLEKLAESALNFGAENIKIRRGDVLELSLPLADAVLLDAPCTGTGVLSKRADLRWRRDEEGLRKAVELQEQLLEEAANMVKLGGRLVYSTCSLEPEENMDQVHKLLDKMEDNFVLESLEDFVPEEILAEDGKAYQTYPHKHGCDGHFGVLLKRVK from the coding sequence TTGGAACCCGAATTATCAGAAAGATCCGTCAGTGTAGAAATTCTACTAGAATTCGATAGAGAAAAAATTTTAGACTACTCCCTTGCCAATGAGTTGGACTCAAGAGAGAAAGCTCAGGTACGCGAGTATGTTCAGAATATTCTTCGCAAAAGAAGTTACCTCGACTTCCTAATCGACCACTTTTCGTCGGTGAGTTTAGAGGATATGAAGCCTGAGCTAAAGAACATCCTTCGTTTAGCTATTTACGATATGCTATTTATGGATAGCACTCCAGATTATGCAGCTATCAACGAAGCGGTAGACATCGCTAAGTACATGTTAGGTTCAAAAACAGGCGACCTTGTAAACGCAATTCTTCGCAACCTTCAGCGTGAAGAACAAAACTTACCAAAGCCAGCATTTAAAGACCGTACTAAGTTAGTAGCTACTACATTTTCACACCCTGAGTGGTTAGTAGCTCGTTGGAGTAAACGTTATGGTGAGCGTGAAGCTTTCCAGTTAATGCAAGCGAATAATACGCGTCCAAATTACTTTGTGCGTGTTAACACCATTCGTACTAAACCTGAGAATTTTGAAATGCGCATGGATAAAATGGGCATCGAATTTGAAGCGAGCGATTGGTTACCAAATTTCTACAAAGTAGACAGCGTGCAGCCATTCATCGAAAAAGGATTATTTGCGAAAGGCCTTTGCCATGTTCAAGATCTAGCGGCTGGTTTTGCACCCTTTGTACTCGATCCTCAGCCAGGTGAGAAAATTTACGACTTGTGTGCCGCTCCAGGTACCAAAAGTATCATGATTGCTGATTTAACTGAAGCAAAAAGCGATATACTTTCTGTGGATATTTCCGCAGAGCGTTTAGAAAAACTTGCTGAAAGCGCTCTCAACTTCGGTGCTGAAAACATCAAAATCCGTCGTGGTGATGTACTCGAACTTTCATTACCCCTCGCCGATGCTGTTTTACTTGATGCACCATGTACAGGAACAGGTGTACTAAGCAAACGTGCCGATTTACGTTGGAGACGTGATGAAGAAGGCTTAAGAAAAGCTGTTGAGCTGCAAGAGCAATTGCTCGAAGAAGCAGCGAACATGGTTAAACTTGGTGGCCGTTTAGTGTACAGTACGTGTTCACTAGAGCCAGAAGAGAACATGGACCAAGTGCATAAGCTTCTCGACAAAATGGAAGACAACTTCGTACTTGAATCGCTTGAAGATTTTGTACCTGAAGAGATCTTAGCTGAAGACGGCAAAGCTTATCAAACCTATCCACACAAACATGGTTGTGATGGGCACTTTGGCGTTCTGCTAAAACGTGTGAAATAA
- the atpD gene encoding F0F1 ATP synthase subunit beta: protein MNKGTIAQVIGPVVDVDFSNGETPAVLNALTIQNPTDGSTLYLEVAQHLGEDRVRTIAMDSTDGLVRGMEVVDTGKAISMPVGEDIRGRLFNVVGESIDGISAPEGKQNYPIHREAPNFDELATSTEMLETGIKVVDLLCPYAKGGKIGLFGGAGVGKTVLIQELINNIAKQHGGLSVFAGVGERTREGNDLLREFIESGVINYGDEFKESMEKGEWDLSKVDKTKLKESQATLVFGQMNEPPGARARVALSGLTIAEYFRDEVSRDILLFIDNIFRFTQAGSEVSALLGRMPSAVGYQPTLATEMGAMQERITSTKKGSITSVQAVYVPADDLTDPAPATTFTHLDATTVLNRALTQIGIYPAVDPLDSTSRIVDPKVVGEEHYNTARKATILLQNYKDLQDIIAILGMDELSDEDKLIVSRARRVQRFFSQPFFVAEQFTGAPGKYVKIEDTVKGVKMIIDGELDHLPEGAFYMVGDINEAIAKGEKMLAEAPEA, encoded by the coding sequence ATGAATAAAGGAACAATTGCACAGGTTATTGGACCTGTAGTAGACGTTGACTTTTCAAACGGCGAAACTCCAGCCGTACTAAATGCCCTTACAATTCAAAACCCTACTGATGGTTCAACACTTTATCTCGAGGTTGCACAGCACCTTGGTGAAGATCGTGTGCGTACTATCGCGATGGACTCAACCGATGGTTTAGTTCGTGGAATGGAAGTAGTGGATACTGGCAAAGCCATTTCAATGCCAGTTGGTGAAGATATCCGTGGTCGTCTATTCAACGTAGTAGGTGAATCTATTGACGGTATCTCAGCACCTGAAGGAAAACAGAACTACCCAATTCACCGTGAGGCTCCGAACTTTGATGAGCTAGCGACTTCAACAGAGATGTTGGAAACAGGTATTAAAGTAGTAGATCTTCTTTGCCCGTACGCTAAAGGTGGTAAGATTGGTCTTTTCGGTGGTGCCGGTGTAGGTAAAACCGTACTTATTCAGGAATTAATTAACAACATCGCAAAGCAGCACGGTGGTCTTTCAGTATTCGCTGGTGTTGGTGAGCGTACTCGTGAAGGTAATGACCTTCTTCGTGAGTTCATCGAGAGTGGTGTAATCAACTACGGTGATGAATTCAAAGAGTCTATGGAGAAAGGTGAGTGGGACCTTAGCAAAGTAGACAAAACTAAATTAAAAGAATCACAAGCAACGCTTGTATTCGGTCAGATGAATGAGCCTCCTGGTGCTCGTGCTCGTGTAGCATTATCTGGATTAACTATTGCTGAGTACTTCCGTGATGAAGTATCTCGTGATATCCTATTATTCATCGATAACATTTTCCGATTCACTCAGGCAGGTTCTGAGGTATCAGCACTTCTAGGGCGTATGCCTTCAGCGGTAGGTTACCAGCCAACGCTAGCAACCGAGATGGGTGCTATGCAGGAGCGTATTACTTCTACTAAGAAAGGATCTATTACTTCTGTACAGGCTGTTTATGTACCTGCGGATGATTTAACGGATCCGGCTCCAGCTACAACCTTTACTCACTTGGATGCAACTACAGTACTAAACCGTGCATTGACTCAGATCGGTATTTACCCTGCGGTAGATCCACTAGATTCAACTTCACGTATTGTTGATCCTAAAGTAGTAGGCGAAGAGCATTACAACACTGCACGTAAAGCTACTATCTTACTTCAGAACTACAAAGACCTTCAGGATATCATCGCGATTCTTGGTATGGACGAACTTTCTGATGAAGATAAACTTATTGTAAGCCGTGCACGTCGTGTTCAGCGTTTCTTCTCTCAGCCATTCTTCGTAGCTGAGCAGTTCACTGGAGCTCCTGGTAAGTACGTTAAGATTGAAGACACTGTGAAAGGTGTTAAAATGATTATCGACGGTGAGCTTGATCATCTTCCAGAAGGTGCGTTCTACATGGTAGGCGACATCAACGAAGCGATCGCGAAAGGTGAAAAAATGTTGGCTGAAGCGCCTGAAGCTTAA